One Myxococcaceae bacterium JPH2 DNA window includes the following coding sequences:
- a CDS encoding pilus assembly protein, with the protein MAGQAAQTAKQSGQAAVEAALSLPLVVFLLLGTLQLFMMLQGRILAQVAAYRAVRAGSLNHGDCRPMMHAAMVTMLPTVARTDSGARLAKAFERRRDNRYDVRSSYGEDFQGPMIEIVRESPDADWVRGLDSGEDLMFDAPTDSRAEVRARTLEIRMVAWYYMRIPFANWVMSRMFLAHFHLKRYTAANPLMPVQKQSDWWGDEPLTLGPDDWPGGDLGQRMVAWSDSGHFVFPIQVNASMRMMTPAMADYFQRGGACPVTGF; encoded by the coding sequence ATGGCTGGTCAGGCTGCACAGACCGCGAAGCAATCCGGCCAGGCGGCCGTGGAAGCAGCCCTGAGCCTGCCGCTGGTCGTGTTCCTCCTGCTGGGCACGCTGCAGCTCTTCATGATGTTGCAGGGGCGCATCCTCGCGCAGGTGGCGGCCTACCGGGCCGTGCGCGCGGGGAGCCTGAACCACGGGGACTGCCGCCCCATGATGCACGCGGCGATGGTGACGATGCTGCCCACGGTGGCGCGCACGGACTCGGGCGCGCGGCTGGCCAAGGCCTTCGAGCGCCGACGGGACAACCGCTACGACGTGCGCAGCTCCTACGGCGAGGACTTCCAGGGGCCGATGATCGAAATCGTCCGCGAGTCGCCGGACGCGGACTGGGTGCGAGGGCTCGACTCGGGCGAGGACCTGATGTTCGACGCGCCCACGGATTCGCGAGCCGAGGTGCGCGCGCGCACGCTCGAGATCCGCATGGTGGCCTGGTACTACATGCGCATCCCGTTCGCGAACTGGGTGATGAGCCGCATGTTCCTGGCTCACTTCCACCTCAAGCGCTACACGGCGGCCAATCCCCTCATGCCCGTGCAGAAGCAGTCGGACTGGTGGGGCGACGAGCCGCTCACGCTCGGCCCGGATGACTGGCCCGGCGGCGACTTGGGACAGCGGATGGTGGCCTGGAGCGACAGCGGCCATTTCGTCTTCCCCATCCAGGTCAACGCCTCCATGCGGATGATGACGCCCGCCATGGCGGACTACTTCCAGCGGGGGGGCGCATGCCCGGTCACCGGATTCTGA
- a CDS encoding DEAD/DEAH box helicase family protein: MSLVEGLKVRYLPQPEWGVGHLLSLQEEGARALVAFPGREDAPVLVSAKGGALVPTALARGEPVQTPKGRKAVILGEEPGARGLRRYVVRFADTGEEDELPESEVRALPPRSDLVSTLREGRVGEARAFTLRKQALILDDERRGDALGALLASRVMVKPHQVGVVQRVLSARRPRFVLADEVGLGKTIEAGMVFSALRLVGLARRVLVVAPSHLTVQWLVELFHKFNQLFTLMDSDRHAQSLKEAPGVSPWARFPLVVTSLELLARSEEHRREVAGEDAFWDLVIIDEAHHLKGEKAFAAARGLAANSWGLLLLTATPMQLDPAEYHGLLTLIDAATAPTVEGFEARLQRQEELSAAVRSLLEGGKASEAVRALARRFPEDSRLTSLKDREALLAHLAETYSLSDRLVRNRRAVVGGFSTRRLHRHPVTLSPEELKTRDAALAALAKSSLRGAPLGNVLRRLESSAASFAGAVRSNPALKDSGLKLPARDAKFSAFLRVLQGVIWKGEPRAKVLVFTESRDTLDMLQAELGREGVESLGYHGDLPLVERDRQVARFRDPEGPKVLVCTEVGGEGRNFQFAHHLVHYDLPWSPATVEQRIGRLDRIGQSHPVEIHVFDPAGTLAADVLMLLSDAVGVFGETVGGLDAVLEEVEDRLAELALVPREERMAYAQELKTRVEAARAQVKRAYDPLLDLRSFDKPAVERLVKRALARMGEEPDEDAEAQPLEDGLWGVARDLDERLEETVTELARRVGIGVDTDEQVDAFQVAFHFGHALKVDGLPGIDVLEDRTVLGTFWRDTAVEAEELEYFATGHPLVEALFGFLRDGPYGRSAFRAIEKRGPQKARGLEFLFHVQLPEPEDTSPGARVPSRQLARFLERSLLHLAVVESAGGPKADASVLHALEIEGRALKGDEVLRAFPGFGAFVDAAVPVAEEAAAAALAKLATQARKGIEAERDAALERLRLSLTHQGLAAEAVEAQLGAERAHYERLLQALAGAKPVLDAASGFTLNR, from the coding sequence ATGTCCCTCGTTGAAGGTTTGAAGGTCCGCTACCTGCCCCAGCCCGAATGGGGCGTGGGGCATTTGCTGTCGCTTCAGGAGGAGGGGGCTCGGGCCCTCGTTGCCTTCCCGGGGCGCGAGGACGCGCCCGTGCTGGTGTCCGCCAAGGGCGGGGCGCTGGTGCCCACCGCGCTGGCCCGGGGCGAGCCGGTGCAGACCCCCAAGGGACGCAAGGCCGTCATCCTGGGCGAGGAGCCCGGCGCGCGCGGCCTGCGCCGCTACGTGGTGCGCTTCGCGGACACGGGAGAAGAGGACGAGCTGCCCGAGTCCGAGGTGCGCGCGCTGCCGCCGCGCTCGGACCTGGTGTCCACGCTGCGCGAGGGGCGCGTGGGCGAGGCGCGTGCCTTCACCCTGCGCAAGCAGGCGTTGATTCTGGACGACGAGCGTCGCGGTGACGCGCTGGGCGCGCTGCTCGCGAGCCGCGTGATGGTGAAGCCGCATCAGGTGGGTGTGGTGCAGCGCGTGCTGTCCGCGCGGCGTCCGCGCTTCGTGCTCGCGGACGAAGTGGGCCTGGGCAAGACGATTGAAGCAGGCATGGTGTTCAGCGCGCTGCGGCTGGTGGGGCTGGCGCGTCGCGTGCTCGTGGTGGCGCCCAGCCACCTCACCGTGCAGTGGCTGGTGGAGCTGTTCCACAAGTTCAACCAGCTCTTCACGCTGATGGACTCGGATCGCCACGCGCAGTCCCTCAAGGAGGCGCCCGGCGTGTCGCCGTGGGCGCGCTTCCCGCTGGTGGTGACGAGCCTGGAGCTGCTCGCGCGCTCGGAGGAGCACCGCCGCGAGGTGGCTGGCGAGGACGCGTTCTGGGACCTGGTCATCATCGACGAGGCGCACCACCTCAAGGGCGAGAAGGCCTTCGCCGCGGCGCGCGGACTCGCCGCCAACTCGTGGGGCCTGTTGCTGCTGACCGCCACGCCCATGCAGTTGGACCCGGCCGAGTACCACGGCCTGCTCACGCTCATCGACGCGGCCACGGCGCCCACCGTGGAGGGCTTCGAGGCGCGGCTCCAGCGGCAGGAGGAGCTGTCCGCCGCGGTGCGCTCGCTGCTGGAAGGCGGCAAGGCCTCCGAGGCGGTGCGCGCGCTGGCCAGGCGCTTCCCCGAGGACAGCCGCCTCACGTCACTCAAGGACCGCGAGGCGCTGCTGGCGCACCTGGCGGAGACGTACAGCTTGTCCGACCGATTGGTGCGCAACCGGCGCGCGGTGGTGGGCGGCTTCTCCACGCGGCGCCTGCACCGCCATCCGGTGACGTTGAGCCCCGAGGAGCTGAAGACGCGCGACGCGGCGCTGGCGGCGCTGGCGAAGTCATCGCTGCGGGGCGCGCCGCTGGGCAACGTGCTGCGCCGACTGGAGTCGAGCGCCGCGTCCTTCGCGGGCGCGGTGCGCTCCAACCCGGCGCTCAAGGACTCGGGCCTGAAGCTGCCCGCGCGCGACGCGAAGTTCTCCGCGTTCCTGCGCGTGCTCCAGGGCGTCATCTGGAAGGGCGAGCCGCGCGCGAAGGTGCTCGTGTTCACCGAGAGCCGCGACACGCTGGACATGCTCCAGGCGGAGCTGGGGCGCGAGGGCGTGGAGTCGCTCGGCTACCACGGCGACCTGCCGCTGGTGGAGCGGGACCGGCAGGTGGCGCGCTTCCGCGATCCGGAGGGCCCGAAGGTGCTCGTGTGCACGGAGGTGGGCGGCGAGGGCCGCAACTTCCAGTTCGCGCACCACCTGGTGCACTACGACCTGCCCTGGAGCCCGGCCACGGTGGAGCAGCGCATCGGTCGGTTGGACCGCATTGGCCAGTCGCACCCGGTGGAGATCCACGTGTTCGACCCGGCGGGCACGCTGGCGGCGGACGTGCTGATGCTGCTGTCGGACGCGGTGGGCGTCTTCGGCGAGACGGTGGGCGGCCTGGACGCGGTGCTGGAGGAGGTGGAGGACCGGCTGGCGGAGCTCGCGCTCGTGCCGCGCGAGGAGCGCATGGCGTACGCGCAGGAGCTGAAGACGCGCGTGGAGGCGGCGCGGGCGCAGGTGAAGCGCGCGTATGATCCGCTGCTGGACCTGCGCAGCTTCGACAAGCCGGCGGTGGAGCGGCTGGTGAAGCGCGCCCTGGCTCGCATGGGCGAGGAGCCCGACGAGGACGCCGAGGCCCAGCCCCTGGAAGACGGCCTGTGGGGCGTGGCACGGGACCTGGACGAGCGCCTGGAGGAGACCGTCACCGAGCTGGCGCGCCGCGTGGGCATCGGCGTGGACACGGACGAGCAGGTGGATGCGTTCCAGGTGGCCTTCCACTTCGGCCACGCGCTCAAGGTGGACGGGCTGCCGGGCATCGACGTGCTGGAGGACCGCACGGTGCTGGGGACCTTCTGGCGCGACACCGCCGTGGAGGCCGAGGAGCTGGAGTACTTCGCCACAGGCCACCCGCTGGTGGAGGCCCTCTTCGGCTTCCTGCGCGATGGCCCGTATGGCCGCAGCGCCTTCCGAGCCATCGAGAAGCGCGGCCCCCAGAAGGCCCGCGGCCTGGAGTTCCTCTTCCACGTGCAGCTCCCCGAGCCCGAGGACACCTCACCGGGCGCGCGCGTGCCCAGCCGTCAGCTGGCGCGCTTCCTGGAGCGCTCGCTGCTGCACCTCGCGGTGGTGGAGTCCGCGGGCGGCCCCAAGGCCGATGCCTCGGTCCTCCACGCGCTGGAGATTGAAGGCCGCGCGCTCAAGGGTGACGAAGTGCTGCGCGCGTTCCCGGGCTTTGGCGCCTTCGTGGACGCGGCGGTGCCCGTGGCCGAGGAGGCCGCCGCCGCCGCGCTGGCGAAGCTGGCCACCCAGGCGCGCAAGGGCATCGAGGCGGAGCGGGACGCCGCGCTGGAGCGGCTGCGCCTGTCGCTCACGCACCAGGGGCTCGCCGCCGAGGCGGTGGAGGCCCAGCTCGGCGCCGAGCGCGCGCACTACGAGCGGCTGCTCCAGGCGCTCGCGGGCGCGAAGCCCGTGCTCGACGCCGCCTCCGGTTTCACGCTGAACCGTTGA